In Spinacia oleracea cultivar Varoflay chromosome 5, BTI_SOV_V1, whole genome shotgun sequence, a single window of DNA contains:
- the LOC110783420 gene encoding serine/threonine-protein kinase Nek2, which translates to MDQYEILEQIGKGAFGSALLVRHKLEKKKYVLKKIRLARQTDRTRRSAHQEMELISKIRNPFIVQYKDSWVERGCYVCIIIGYCEGGDMAGALKRANCIHFSEEKLCKWLVQLLMALDYLHMNHILHRDVKLSNIFLTKEQDIRLGDFGLAKLLTSDDLASSVVGTPSYMCPELLADIPYGSKSDIWSLGCCIYEMAAMRPAFKAFDMQALINKINRSIVSPLPTMYSGRFRGLVKTMLRRNPELRPSAAELLRHPHLQPYVFKINLKFDNPRRNTLPVSYYDNPRKPRYLEAEEIPKRCIDREKRRSSYSNDRTQNPSISGPEPDSPYSIRQQPGYSTYMNRKFEELSIGSSHKEIGVDKPIMAKGSSTVAKTPRLSTTPSKGTAAFRRLSTPSQISTNGSNRTSLPMSHTPATKYSRSTRRASLPLPMSSNKSNKAAADNETRYNSHTGFLHSVMSPDVSVNAPRIDKMAEFPLASSESPLYQPVNRTSSTSAQCSSTSPTNVPDRSMMKDKCTVQLVDRALNKNKTNLVNENSEQNQVISGGLSSKSSSESRQRRFDTSSFQQRAEALEGLLEFSARLLQQGRHDELSVLLKPFGPEKVSPRETAIWLAKSIKETGA; encoded by the exons ATGGATCAGTATGAGATACTAGAACAAATCGGCAAGGGGGCTTTTGGTTCAGCCCTTCTTGTGCGGCACAAACTTGAGAAAAAGAA GTATGTCCTGAAGAAGATCCGACTTGCTCGTCAGACTGACAGAACACGCAGATCTGCTCATCAAGAG ATGGAGCTGATTTCTAAAATAAGGAATCCATTCATCGTGCAGTATAAAGACTCGTGGGTGGAGAGG GGTTGCTATGTCTGCATTATTATTGGTTACTGTGAAGGAGGTGACAT GGCAGGTGCCCTTAAGAGAGCTAACTGCATTCATTTCTCTGAAGAG AAACTCTGCAAGTGGCTTGTTCAGCTTCTAATGGCGCTTGATTACCTGCATATGAACCATATTCTGCATCGAGATGTTAAG CTTTCAAACATATTTTTGACGAAAGAGCAAGATATACGTCTCG GTGATTTTGGTCTTGCCAAACTGTTAACTTCAGATGATCTTGCTTCTTCT GTGGTTGGAACTCCAAGTTATATGTGTCCTGAACTTCTCGCTGATATACCTTATGGCTCAAAGTCTGACATTTGGTCATTAG GTTGCTGCATCTATGAAATGGCGGCTATGAGACCTGCATTTAAGGCTTTT GACATGCAGGCACTGATCAACAAAATAAACAGATCGATTGTCTCCCCACTTCCAACCATGTATTCTGGCCGATT TAGGGGTCTTGTTAAGACAATGCTTAGGAGAAACCCTGAACTCCGGCCTAGT GCAGCTGAGCTTCTCAGGCATCCTCATCTTCAACCATATGTTTTCAAAATAAATCTCAAGTTTGATAACCCAAGAAGAAACACTTTACCAGTATCCTATTATGACAACCCAAGAAAACCTAGATACCTCGAGGCCGAGGAGATTCCAAAGCGTTGTATTGACAGAGAGAAACGAAGATCATCATACAGTAATGACCGAACCCAGAATCCGAGCATCTCCGGGCCTGAACCGGACTCCCCGTATTCTATCAGACAGCAACCCGGATATTCAACTTATATGAATAGAAAGTTTGAGGAGTTGTCCATTGGTAGCTCACACAAGGAGATTGGAGTTGATAAGCCTATAATGGCTAAGGGTTCTTCCACTGTTGCAAAAACTCCTAGGTTATCAACAACACCTTCAAAAGGTACTGCTGCTTTTAGGAGGCTTTCAACACCCTCTCAGATCTCTACTAATGGCTCCAATCGCACCTCT CTTCCCATGTCTCATACTCCGGCCACCAAATACTCTAGGTCAACACGTAGAGCTTCCTTACCGTTACCAATGTCAAGCAACAAAAGCAACAAGGCAGCAGCAGACAATGAGACTCGATATAACTCCCACACGGGTTTCCTTCACAGTGTAATGTCACCTGATGTATCAGTCAACGCCCCACGTATTGACAAGATGGCCGAGTTTCCATTAGCATCTTCAGAGAGCCCTCTTTACCAACCTGTAAACAGAACCTCATCAACCTCTGCTCAGTGTTCTTCCACCTCCCCAACAAACGTTCCTGATCGTTCAATGATGAAGGACAAATGCACGGTACAATTAGTAGACCGAGCcttgaacaagaacaagactAATTTGGTTAATGAAAATTCGGAGCAGAATCAAGTAATCAGTGGTGGTTTATCGAGCAAATCATCGTCAGAATCAAGGCAACGGCGTTTTGATACCAGTTCGTTTCAACAACGAGCTGAAGCGTTAGAAGGTTTGCTTGAGTTTAGTGCTCGGCTTTTGCAGCAGGGGAGACACGATGAGCTTAGTGTGCTGTTGAAGCCTTTCGGTCCTGAGAAAGTTTCTCCTAGAGAAACTGCTATTTGGTTGGCTAAAAGCATCAAAGAGACTGGTGCATAG
- the LOC110783447 gene encoding uncharacterized protein, with protein MEISNLSQREEAFAESAMKEVMEPYELHYTDLLSLSSSSSSSSSSSIDTERLESITRAVMEALGPTGSGLITITGVPNVAELRNSLLLRARDLSLLNHHHRNRILKDHGLGSDVPLKSLDRCVSSFAMQLNYGHVSSESLDKHNTTEENIDADEYYKSMNDHFKDLGCSFRKLGLCMMDLGLRVARICDRAIGGNELENSLLESGTAKARLIHYHSSFDTCIIKDSGRRQRSNKGLQKSGPKNFQFKDRKSSCRREEMHRACDDGRACKKSSDLWQQWHYDYGTFTVLTSPMFIRPRCSSTEKGEGDCVEFGGLECPSPSGDTYLQIFQPNKNGICAIKAPPESFILQLGESADILSRQKLRATLHSVSRPVELENLSRETFVVFLHPAWNKVFDISDHPMKQNDQYGDHGERPEGDEEFKELAQEIHKIIPPLSARLKDGMTFAEFSRETTRQYYGSNGSQSNR; from the exons AtggaaatttcaaatttatcaCAAAGAGAAGAAGCGTTTGCAGAGAGTGCAATGAAAGAGGTGATGGAACCTTACGAACTCCACTATACCGATCTTCTCTCACTctcatcttcatcttcttcatcatcatcatcgtcaatTGACACCGAACGGCTGGAATCGATCACGAGAGCGGTAATGGAAGCTTTAGGGCCCACTGGTTCCGGCCTTATCACCATCACAGGAGTCCCTAATGTTGCGGAACTCCGCAATTCCCTGCTCCTTCGCGCACGGGATCTCTCTCTCCTTAATCATCATCATCGCAACCGCATTCTCAAG GATCATGGCTTAGGGAGTGATGTTCCGTTAAAGAGTTTGGATAGATGTGTCTCATCATTTGCCATGCAGTTGAATTATGGCCATGTAAGCTCTGAGAGCCTTGACAAGCACAATACAACTGAAGAAAATATTGATGCTGATGAATACTACAAGTCAATGAATGATCACTTCAAGGATCTCGGTTGTAGTTTTAGGAAACTCGGGTTATGTATGATGGACCTGGGACTTCGTGTAGCACGGATTTGTGATAGAGCTATTGGAGGGAACGAATTGGAGAATAGCTTGTTAGAGTCAGGGACAGCAAAGGCTCGTCTAATTCACTATCATTCTTCTTTTGATACTTGTATAATCAAAGATTCTGGTAGAAGACAGAGGTCTAATAAAGGACTGCAAAAATCTGGACCAAAGAACTTCCAATTTAAAGATAGAAAGAGTTCGTGCAGAAGGGAAGAAATGCATAGAGCTTGTGATGATGGAAGGGCATGCAAGAAAAGTTCTGATCTTTGGCAACAATGGCACTATGATTATGGTACTTTCACTGTTCTTACAAGTCCGATGTTCATCAGACCAAGATGTTCTTCCACAGAAAAAGGAGAAGGTGACTGTGTGGAATTCGGTGGGTTAGAGTGCCCGTCACCTAGTGGGGATACTTATTTGCAGATTTTTCAACCAAACAAAAACGGTATCTGTGCTATTAAGGCCCCTCCTGAGAGTTTCATTCTTCAGCTGGGAGAGTCGGCTGATATTCTGTCAAGACAGAAGCTCCGTGCAACTCTTCACTCAGTATCACGGCCAGTTGAGCTAGAAAACTTGAGCAGGGAAACTTTTGTTGTATTTTTGCATCCAGCATGGAATAAGGTCTTTGATATTTCAGATCACCCCATGAAGCAGAATGATCAGTATGGTGATCATGGGGAGAGACCTGAAGGTGATGaagagtttaaggaacttgcACAAGAGATACACAAAATCATCCCTCCACTTTCTGCACGGCTAAAGGATGGGATGACTTTTGCTGAATTCTCCCGTGAAACAACCAGGCAATATTATGGCAGTAATGGTTCGCAATCAAACAGATGA
- the LOC110783453 gene encoding caffeoylshikimate esterase yields MVHPVAEANEKSPFGSLSPDEFYAKHSVSHSSEYITNSRGLNLFTQWWAPLQGEKIGVICVVHGYTGESSWTVQLTSIHFAKAGFIVCAIDHQGHGFSDALDGHVAHIPDINPVIDDCISFFDSFRVKHAPGLPSFLYSESLGGAIALLITLRKKRVGEGEGEGEGESESGGFDGVVLNGAMCGISQKFMPPWPLEHLLGVAAKLIPTWRVVPTRGSIPDVSFKVEWKRKLAIASPKRHMGKPRAATALELVRICREIQGRLEEIDVPLMIVHGGDDVVCDPACVEELYTRASSKDKTLKVYPGMWHQLVGESEDDVELVFGDVLDWLKSRALGCK; encoded by the exons atggtgcACCCAGTAGCAGAAGCGAACGAAAAGAGTCCCTTTGGCTCACTTTCACCGGACGAGTTCTACGCCAAGCACTCAGTGAGTCACTCGTCCGAGTACATCACCAACTCGCGAGGACTGAACCTTTTCACTCAGTGGTGGGCCCCACTTCAAGGAGAGAAAATCGGGGTGATCTGCGTCGTCCATGGCTACACCGGCGAGTCAAGCTGGACCGTCCAACTCACTTCCATCCACTTCGCCAAGGCGGGGTTTATCGTCTGCGCGATTGACCACCAAGGGCACGGATTCTCCGACGCGCTTGATGGCCACGTGGCGCACATCCCTGATATCAACCCTGTGATTGATGACTGTATTTCGTTCTTTGATTCGTTTCGTGTGAAACACGCGCCGGGTTTGCCGTCGTTTCTTTACTCGGAGTCGCTTGGTGGGGCGATTGCGCTGCTTATTACGCTGAGGAAGAAGCGCGTGGGTGAGGGTGAGGGTGAGGGTGAGGGTGAGAGTGAGAGTGGGGGGTTTGATGGAGTTGTGCTGAATGGGGCTATGTGTGGGATTAGCCAAAAGTTTATGCCACCATGGCCTTTGGAACACCTTCTTGGGGTGGCTGCTAAGTTGATACCTACTTGGCGCGTGGTTCCTACTCGCGGTTCAATTCCTGATGTGTCCTTCAAG GTGGAATGGAAGCGTAAGCTAGCAATTGCAAGCCCAAAAAGGCACATGGGAAAGCCACGCGCTGCCACCGCGCTCGAGCTGGTAAGGATATGCAGGGAGATTCAAGGGAGGTTAGAGGAAATAGATGTTCCCTTGATGATTGTTCACGGTGGAGATGACGTCGTATGTGACCCCGCCTGCGTCGAGGAGTTGTACACACGCGCCTCCAGCAAGGATAAGACACTAAAGGTTTATCCGGGTATGTGGCATCAGCTGGTTGGTGAGTCTGAGGATGATGTGGAGCTTGTCTTTGGTGATGTCTTGGATTGGCTCAAGTCTAGGGCTTTAGGGTGCAAGTGA